In Hypomesus transpacificus isolate Combined female unplaced genomic scaffold, fHypTra1 scaffold_363, whole genome shotgun sequence, the genomic window CATCCGAGAGTTCAAGATCAGCTCTGTAAGgggaactgtgtttgtgtgtgtttgtctatgtgtgtctatgtctttgtttctgtgtgtgtgtgcatgcatttacGTGTTCATAGATAGATGTGGATACCTGATCAGTACTGAccccgccccccttccctctctccccccaggagGGCTCAGCCAGCTTCCCCCGGGTGGTGCGTCACTTCCACTACACCGTGTGGCCGGACCACGGCGTCCCAGAGACCACCCAGTCCCTCGTTCAGTTCGTCCGCACGGTCAGAGACTACGTGGACCGCTCCCCCAGCTCAGGGGCCACGGTGGTGCACTGCAGGTACCAGCCCCCACCCAGACCCTGAACCCACACACCAAGCTCTACCCAGACCCTGAACCCACACACCAAGCTCTACCCAGACCCcgaccccacacaccagccccacccagaccccacacaccacccagaccctgaccccgaccccacacaccacccccatcctgaccctgaccccacacaccagccccacccaggccctgaccccacacaccagccccaccctgacccgacacaccagccccccacccaggccctgaccccacacaccagccccacccaggccctgaccccacacaccagccccacccaggccctgaccccacacaccagctccacccagaccctgaccccacacaccagccccacccaggccctgaccccacacaccagctccacccagaccctgaccccacacaccagctccacccagaccctgaccccacacaccagctccacccagaccctgaccccacacaccagctccacccagaccctgaccccacacaccagctccacccagaccctgaccccacacaccagctccacccagaccctgaccccacacaccagctccacccagaccctaaccccacacaccagccccacccaggccctgaccccacacaccagctccacccagaccctgaccccacacaccagccccacccagaccctgaccccacacaccagGTCCAGACAGCCTCCCGCCAGACTCTCTGTCCATTTTCCCCCAACCAATCAAATTAGATGACTCGCTCTGTGGCCGGCCTACTGTTAGCGCTGTTGCCATGCCGACGGCCGAGAGACATCAGTGCAAAGTTGGCTCATCTGTGATTAGCAGCAGCCTGTGGTGATTAGACGACAACACGAGATGTGGCAGTACACTTTTACCATACAGGAAATCTAATTCAGTTGTTTGTACATCCTGTCCTTTAGGTGTTGAATGGGCTTAATACTGACTCCTCCATGAGGCCCACTTCAACAGGCTTACTGTAGAAACCCTGTTGAAAATAAGTGatagggagaggcagagagagagagagagagagagagagagagagagagagagagagagagagaggcagagaggcagagagagagagagagagagagagagagagagagagagagagagagagagagagagagagagagagagagagagagagagagagagagagagagagagagacagagagctagcTCACTGAGGTGAAGAGGTGGGAACATCTGTACTTTCAGTGCCAGAAAATGGGACATGAGTGTCTCCCCAGGCAACAACACATCACATTATGGGGTGGTAGTCTCCTGATGACACTTTCATTACATTTCCCACTTTTTAATACTTCCCCTCCCCATGTGGGTTGCTACCCACCCACACATGGAGGTagcgtatgtgtgtttgtgtgtgtgtgtgcgagtgtgtgtgtgtgtgtgtgtgtgagtgtgagtgtgtgtgtttgtgtgggttgaGCATGGCAAGATCTATACATATGGCTCCAAGAGCAATAAACGTAATATTAGTAAAccaataataaaaaaagatgtataGTAAGTGTCagtcatttaaatgtaaatcaatGTTAGTACCCTCCGCAGCTTCTTATGGATACAAATATATTTACGTGTTGTTCTCTTGGGTGTTATGTTTCTCCAACTATATTTTAAGGCTCATGTATACAGATTATAATATTTAATCTGAATGTGTTCCAATCTCACGCGCTATAGCAAATATGGAGACAGAATCGTTGAAGCAATTGcatacgtgtatgtgtgtgagtggatcTGTCTACTGTGACCTCCAGACCATGGCAAATGGATTTGTTGCTGGCCTCTCTGACtcacttctcccctctctctctctctctctctctctctctctctctctcactctcgctctcatGTTTCTcgtccttctccctccatctctcagtgCTGGGGTGGGTCGTACCGGCACCTTTGTGGTTCTGGACCGCGTGCTGCAGCAGCTGGACGGCAGGGGGACAGTGGACATATACGGCTCAGTGTTTGACCTGCGACTGCACCGCTCTCACATGGTCCAGACAGAGGTGACCTCAACACCACCATCCCACCACATCAACACAGCCTAACCACATCAGCTCTGTATAACCTCACTGAGTTAGGTCTGAACATAGTCCAGCATCAGAGCCTATCTATCTGTCTCGTGTGTAGTCCCAGTACTCTAATAGTGTGTACTCAGGATTGTGTCTAGTACCAGCGCTCTAACATGGTGAACTAAGTACAGTATTGTGTCTAGTACCAGTGCTCTAACATGTCTATCCTGTTCCTAGTGCCAGTACCTGTACCTCCACCAGTGTGTGAGGGACGTTCTGCGGGCCAGGAAGCTCCGTAGCGAGCAGGAGAACCCTCTCTACCCCATCTACGAGAACTTCAACCCTGACTACTACCGTGGTGAGAGAACTCAACAACAAGATGTGACTGAAAACACAGTCCAACACCCGAGTTCATCTGCCCCTGAGGCAGAAGCAGGCCTAGATGGTGTCAAGGGTACTGACGCCAACAGAAGATGATTATCTTTTTTCTTACCCCAGATTTCATCTATACTGGACGCTAGAGAGACATCATGCCACAGTGGGGGACGAAGATTGATCTAACAACGTTAGTGTGGCAAGTTTTGTTGGCTGGCATTGTTACAGCTTGCCCTTCAACTAGCATTGTTTGTGAGCAATGTAAGAAGCCCCGTAACCAGCAAGATCCAGGACAAGGACAGAGCCGTTTGTTATTTTTGTTCCCACTGCAGCTTCTCTCGATGTCCATTTCAATAGGACAAGCCACAGTATGATTGTTAATATTGATGTTGTGTTAAATCGTCCTTCGCCAAATTGCGAGTCTTTATTTTGAATAGTTTGCTTTTTTACGTCATATAAATACACCTCTCAGAAATCTCTCTCGACTAAGATGTTCTACTCTCCTTGACGCTGTATGAGAGGGAGATAAATGTGCTTTGGAAATTCACAATGAATAAGAGATTCATCAGGGAGATGAAGCCTTTTAGTGAAGCCTTAATTGATGCTCCCAGAGGAGAGGGAACTATGAGCCATCAGCAGACCCTTGTTTTTCTCATAGACACCGGCCCAGTGGGAGGCTGAGGGCTGTGTGGATGTAGAGACAAACAGGTAGACCAACTCTATTGACATGCATTCAGACAGCCATACTGGAAAGCGCCAGGCCTTCACAATGGTGCCAGCCTCCTGCAGGCTGCATCGGCGACACAGATGGAGTCTCTGTCTGATTCAGATGCTGAACACGTAGAAACAGGAGCTTCCAAAACACAACACTTGTCACGTACAGATGAGATTTTCATCACCACTTGTTTCCCTGTCGGAGAAGCTGTCTGTCCATGTTGTTTTGATTAAGTATTCCTGGATTAGGTCACAACACAGTACTACTAGAATGCACTGTAAATAGGTCAGTTGAAGAATTAGTAAGCATTTAGTACTACAGACTCCTGAATGTCCCAGTTCAGGCAATATCAACTCCTGTCCAAAATAGACAGGGTTAGAATAATATAATTTGCCACCTGGATCACAACCAAAGAATGAACTTCTCTCTTGcaattgctctctctctctctctctctctctctctctctctctctctctctctctctctctctctctctctctctctctctctctctctttctctctctgtctctctctctcgctcttgctcTCTGCCAAATAAAGTTATTCCTCAGACCATTCTACAGAGATTTGCAGCACTGAGAAAGAGAAGGTTTCAGAGTTCAAGGCTTGACATTTCTGTACCTGAGCTCCTCAGTTCTGCACAGGCCAGTGAGTGTGGGCAGACCGCCACAGGGGGGGCACTTAGATCAGCCTGCCAGGCATGATCCTATTAAGAGTCTCTAtctggacctgtgtgtctgtacgtAGCTACATTTAAAATATCAGTCTCACAAAGTCACTTCTCTTGCCTTCGTTTGAAA contains:
- the ptprjb.2 gene encoding receptor-type tyrosine-protein phosphatase beta, coding for GNNFRREYIATQGPLPGTKDDFWRMVWEHNVFNVVMVTQCVEKGRVKCDHYWPFDREPLYYGDLIVHMLSESVLPEWTIREFKISSEGSASFPRVVRHFHYTVWPDHGVPETTQSLVQFVRTVRDYVDRSPSSGATVVHCSAGVGRTGTFVVLDRVLQQLDGRGTVDIYGSVFDLRLHRSHMVQTECQYLYLHQCVRDVLRARKLRSEQENPLYPIYENFNPDYYRDFIYTGR